In one window of Saprospiraceae bacterium DNA:
- a CDS encoding S8/S53 family peptidase encodes MPIFNWNEMLQHLPAEWRSTEGRGVKIAYLDSGAELQHLALRHLDKPGHKFNVARANYAPNAPIPVGNDDISDLKNEGILHGTACLSVLAALPETDDHDNPTAGLKGIAPQAEIYIIKIAGTDNTVTDKNLVDGIHLALKLGVDIIGTSVLTTRSETVTEGRLREVFDMLTASRTVLVTTLRNTDSLARLKRLAFPSTEPESIVAGTISHPILASRPAPADIAELTGLLLPAAQVVCYTGIADTPYSKRECSCSFATACLAGVAALAISRLKEKAATDEIPYERPDRATLLQHLTETVAQPFSIEEMLALPLCFYNPKTALNP; translated from the coding sequence ATGCCCATTTTCAACTGGAATGAAATGCTGCAACACCTTCCCGCCGAATGGCGCTCCACGGAAGGTCGCGGCGTGAAAATCGCCTACCTCGACTCCGGTGCCGAACTCCAACACCTCGCGCTGCGGCATCTGGACAAACCCGGCCACAAATTCAACGTGGCCCGCGCCAACTACGCTCCCAACGCACCCATTCCAGTAGGCAACGACGACATCAGCGACCTCAAAAACGAGGGCATCCTGCACGGAACCGCCTGCCTAAGCGTGTTGGCCGCATTGCCCGAAACCGACGACCACGACAACCCCACCGCTGGGCTGAAAGGCATAGCCCCCCAAGCAGAAATCTACATCATCAAAATCGCGGGAACCGACAACACCGTGACCGACAAAAACTTGGTGGACGGCATCCACCTCGCCCTAAAATTGGGTGTGGACATCATCGGCACCAGCGTGCTCACCACACGCTCCGAGACCGTCACCGAAGGCCGGCTGCGCGAAGTGTTCGACATGCTCACCGCCTCCCGGACGGTCTTGGTCACCACCCTGCGCAACACCGACAGCCTCGCAAGACTCAAGCGGCTCGCGTTCCCATCCACAGAGCCGGAAAGCATCGTGGCCGGGACCATCAGCCACCCCATCCTGGCTTCGCGCCCCGCGCCAGCCGACATCGCCGAACTCACTGGTCTTTTGCTGCCCGCCGCCCAAGTCGTTTGCTACACCGGCATCGCCGACACCCCATACTCAAAGCGAGAGTGCTCCTGCAGCTTCGCCACTGCCTGCCTCGCAGGAGTAGCCGCCCTGGCCATCAGCCGTTTAAAAGAAAAAGCAGCCACAGACGAAATACCCTACGAACGACCCGACCGCGCGACGTTGCTGCAACACTTGACCGAAACCGTTGCCCAACCCTTCTCCATCGAGGAAATGCTGGCATTGCCCCTCTGTTTTTACAATCCAAAAACTGCTCTCAACCCATGA
- a CDS encoding tetratricopeptide repeat protein, which translates to MNKAQYLAVLSAVALFFVLYFGFDTKTDKQKTAERSRAIQAEVTDFETLLANAKASLTASQAGQMAEQEQMLRNAANDTERATSLKRLSGLWHEMGQFAVAGGFAEQVAEIENADSSWSVAGATFYNGLVSTQDPIVRDYCAAHAVKAFESAASLNPSKAEHRVNLALVYAENPPPNNPMQAVMMLRELEEKHPDDPTVFNALGRLAIKTGQWDRAIQRLEKAWSLDKNNPNTPCLLAKAYQGAGNTTKANEFASICNAR; encoded by the coding sequence ATGAATAAAGCGCAGTATTTGGCGGTTTTAAGCGCAGTGGCGTTGTTTTTTGTCTTGTATTTTGGTTTTGACACCAAGACTGACAAACAGAAAACAGCGGAGCGTTCGCGGGCCATCCAAGCAGAGGTCACGGACTTTGAGACCCTGTTGGCCAACGCGAAAGCATCGCTCACCGCTTCACAAGCTGGGCAAATGGCAGAACAAGAACAAATGCTCCGCAATGCTGCCAATGACACCGAGCGTGCCACATCTTTGAAACGGCTTTCCGGGTTGTGGCATGAAATGGGACAGTTCGCTGTGGCGGGAGGCTTTGCCGAGCAAGTGGCTGAGATTGAAAACGCCGATTCGTCGTGGTCGGTAGCAGGGGCTACTTTCTACAACGGGCTTGTAAGCACCCAAGACCCCATCGTACGCGACTATTGCGCTGCTCATGCTGTCAAAGCTTTTGAGAGCGCCGCCTCGCTGAATCCTTCAAAGGCCGAGCATCGGGTCAATCTGGCTTTGGTGTACGCGGAAAACCCACCACCCAACAACCCCATGCAAGCCGTGATGATGTTGCGCGAATTGGAGGAAAAACATCCCGACGACCCAACAGTGTTCAACGCATTGGGGCGTCTGGCTATCAAAACAGGTCAGTGGGACCGTGCCATCCAACGTTTGGAGAAAGCATGGTCGCTCGATAAAAACAACCCCAACACACCCTGTCTCCTTGCAAAAGCATATCAGGGAGCGGGCAACACGACAAAAGCAAATGAATTTGCGAGCATTTGCAATGCACGCTAA
- a CDS encoding tetratricopeptide repeat protein, protein MEDLYPRIEDYLDNVLSDAERVEFEADVQSDPALAAALAATKEARERLAQQWARASAETALRQTLQDVGKQHFTGKSQTGRSARSVSLGRWWMAAAAAAAVLLVWLAWPPSTDTLYQRYRLFPEASFALKSGADTPAPSLTDAAQAFNNKDFAAAQATLSTHLQTKPDDLEARFFMALCQLELGQLDEAENTLSSLVSPETAWSGEARWYLALAHLRNKKPEACKAILRQIPTGAPHHAEAQALLRKI, encoded by the coding sequence ATGGAAGACCTTTATCCCCGCATTGAAGATTATCTGGACAACGTGCTTTCCGATGCCGAGCGCGTCGAGTTTGAAGCCGATGTCCAAAGCGACCCGGCACTTGCTGCCGCGCTGGCCGCCACGAAGGAGGCCCGCGAGCGACTCGCCCAGCAATGGGCGCGAGCAAGTGCCGAGACTGCTCTCCGCCAGACCCTGCAAGATGTGGGGAAACAACATTTTACCGGCAAATCGCAGACAGGCCGCTCCGCCCGCAGCGTCTCGTTGGGGCGCTGGTGGATGGCGGCTGCAGCGGCAGCGGCAGTGCTGCTTGTATGGTTGGCTTGGCCACCCAGCACCGATACGCTCTACCAACGCTACCGCTTGTTTCCCGAAGCATCTTTTGCCCTAAAAAGCGGTGCCGATACCCCCGCCCCTTCGCTGACCGATGCCGCACAAGCGTTCAACAACAAAGACTTCGCCGCAGCACAGGCCACCTTGAGCACGCACTTGCAGACCAAGCCCGACGATTTGGAAGCGCGATTTTTTATGGCCTTGTGTCAGCTCGAACTGGGCCAACTCGACGAGGCGGAAAACACCTTATCAAGCCTTGTGTCGCCAGAGACCGCATGGTCGGGCGAAGCGCGGTGGTATCTGGCACTTGCCCACCTTCGCAACAAAAAGCCTGAGGCATGCAAGGCCATCCTGCGCCAAATTCCCACAGGGGCGCCGCATCATGCAGAGGCACAGGCCCTGCTTAGGAAAATTTGA
- a CDS encoding DUF86 domain-containing protein, with protein sequence MEKILRYTAGMPFETFASNELVKDAVLRNFTIIGEAANSLGEDFYEQFSEVEWRLVINFRHRVVHHYFGVDEQVVWEIVEEDLPKLERKINEIIAKIET encoded by the coding sequence GTGGAGAAAATTCTGCGCTATACGGCCGGAATGCCCTTCGAAACATTCGCCTCCAATGAACTGGTAAAGGACGCGGTGCTGCGAAATTTTACCATCATCGGAGAAGCCGCCAATAGTCTGGGAGAGGATTTTTACGAACAGTTTTCAGAAGTCGAATGGCGGTTGGTCATCAATTTCAGGCATCGGGTGGTACACCATTATTTCGGAGTTGATGAGCAGGTCGTGTGGGAAATTGTAGAAGAAGACCTTCCGAAATTGGAGAGAAAAATCAACGAAATCATCGCTAAAATCGAAACATAA
- a CDS encoding integration host factor subunit beta, translating to MRKADLVNAISEKTGVAKVDVLVTLEELFKEIKSTMTNGENVYIRGFGSFVIKKRAKKVGRHIKKGKSIEIPEHYIPSFKPAKVFTEQVKKKVHSLPKD from the coding sequence ATGAGAAAGGCTGACCTTGTTAACGCTATTTCCGAGAAAACCGGCGTTGCCAAAGTGGATGTCCTCGTCACCCTCGAGGAACTTTTCAAGGAAATCAAGTCCACTATGACGAATGGCGAGAACGTTTACATTCGCGGCTTTGGCAGCTTCGTTATTAAGAAACGCGCCAAAAAAGTTGGCCGCCACATCAAAAAAGGCAAATCCATCGAAATCCCCGAACACTACATCCCCTCTTTCAAGCCAGCAAAGGTGTTTACCGAGCAGGTGAAAAAGAAAGTGCACTCGCTTCCAAAAGACTAA
- a CDS encoding PKD domain-containing protein → MKNQSIILGALSLSLVAGLLAWTGYDPDNTYPPTLTTSGTGASRTFTVTAPQLPASSNPSSPTQRYRVFLFTGDGQYRLDEMLADMPNPSWVYAHSYASSGNFTPFVETVDAYDDKQKPPKQLLGSPINIGTGTGNQLPNVNLGIYPVNIIPVRAMVSGHSITYILTYENPTSSACETITGDVVFTFDKEKLEYKNHETYPGSDNVDATNVSNGTIKINLSNLARGTQKNAFLRFKTIGQHQATVTPPTAAMQLTSTDCGISTRPFVLSGHNVVESSHDPNRKTAFIEERNGQQYLIYQITFQNDGPAPVKKVTITDELDAKLKNCVLNNSNFSHHPAGTFSFSVQNGIIEAVINNINLPGTGQLGYGSAFQEPATIGRLRIEIPLGNSCPSTRLPCDAILNRAQIRFDCNPPIETNLAVVNLNCGATFAPDTTCQNTVLSDSTFVLPDDSGTNISLPLLDASTLSFLTTNGFHCQWYPESGLIGANTANAIVTEKRNRTYTLVASKACQRYFIHRTIKVPCALALSESITPGTTSGTYNVALTATGPNAPLVWQDCSTGNTWQMLNLIPGTYYFSVYDPATGCYADKLITLCGQEPNVSDTPGDCVANLQVSGGKPPYTYQWKWNGSSQSFSGHSVSLYGKNNVQVTVTDANGCSTVFSPVMGNCPWWGGVPVWVIIGTVVVAALGVYYFLLKK, encoded by the coding sequence ATGAAAAACCAGTCAATCATTCTCGGTGCCTTGTCCCTTTCCTTAGTGGCAGGGCTATTGGCATGGACGGGCTACGACCCCGACAACACTTATCCCCCGACGCTTACCACAAGCGGCACCGGGGCTTCGCGCACCTTTACCGTGACTGCACCCCAGCTGCCAGCCAGTTCGAACCCATCCAGCCCAACCCAACGATACAGGGTTTTCCTATTCACGGGCGATGGCCAATATCGCTTGGACGAAATGTTGGCCGATATGCCCAATCCTTCGTGGGTATATGCGCACAGCTATGCATCCAGCGGCAATTTCACCCCTTTCGTAGAGACGGTAGATGCGTATGATGACAAGCAAAAGCCCCCGAAACAACTCTTGGGCAGCCCAATCAACATAGGCACTGGCACAGGCAATCAATTGCCCAACGTCAATTTGGGAATCTACCCCGTCAACATCATCCCCGTCAGGGCGATGGTGAGCGGCCACTCCATCACCTATATCCTGACCTACGAAAACCCAACCTCAAGCGCGTGTGAAACCATCACCGGCGATGTCGTATTCACCTTCGACAAGGAAAAACTGGAGTACAAAAACCACGAGACCTATCCGGGCAGCGACAATGTGGACGCGACGAATGTCTCCAACGGCACCATCAAAATCAACCTCTCCAACCTCGCACGCGGAACGCAAAAAAATGCGTTCCTGCGATTCAAGACCATCGGGCAACATCAAGCGACGGTCACGCCCCCGACCGCTGCCATGCAGCTGACCAGCACCGATTGCGGCATAAGTACAAGACCATTCGTGCTATCCGGCCACAACGTCGTGGAAAGTTCGCACGACCCAAACCGCAAGACAGCGTTCATCGAAGAGCGCAACGGCCAACAATACCTGATTTATCAAATCACTTTTCAGAACGACGGCCCCGCCCCAGTTAAAAAAGTGACCATCACCGACGAGCTGGATGCTAAACTTAAAAACTGCGTGCTCAACAACAGCAACTTCTCGCACCATCCAGCAGGCACTTTTTCTTTTTCCGTCCAAAACGGCATCATAGAAGCAGTCATCAATAACATCAACCTGCCGGGCACCGGGCAGCTGGGCTATGGGAGCGCTTTCCAAGAACCAGCCACCATCGGTCGCCTGCGCATCGAGATCCCCCTGGGCAATAGCTGCCCAAGCACCCGCCTGCCCTGCGATGCCATCCTCAATCGGGCACAGATTCGCTTTGATTGCAACCCGCCCATCGAAACCAATCTGGCGGTGGTCAATCTAAACTGTGGTGCCACCTTCGCTCCCGATACAACCTGCCAAAACACAGTGCTTTCTGACAGCACTTTCGTCTTGCCAGATGACTCAGGCACCAACATCTCGCTCCCGCTGTTGGATGCCTCCACGCTATCCTTTCTGACCACCAACGGGTTTCATTGCCAATGGTATCCCGAATCAGGACTCATCGGAGCCAACACCGCCAATGCCATCGTCACCGAAAAACGCAACAGAACCTACACATTGGTCGCCTCAAAGGCTTGCCAGCGATATTTCATACACCGAACCATCAAGGTGCCTTGCGCCCTCGCGTTGAGCGAGAGCATCACGCCCGGCACAACATCCGGCACCTACAACGTCGCCTTGACAGCCACTGGCCCCAATGCTCCCTTAGTGTGGCAAGACTGCTCTACGGGCAACACTTGGCAGATGCTCAACCTAATCCCCGGTACCTATTATTTTTCCGTGTACGACCCTGCCACGGGGTGCTATGCCGACAAACTCATCACGCTGTGTGGGCAGGAGCCAAACGTAAGCGACACACCGGGCGATTGCGTGGCCAACCTGCAAGTGTCGGGCGGTAAGCCTCCATACACCTATCAATGGAAATGGAATGGCAGCTCCCAATCATTCAGCGGGCACTCCGTCAGTTTGTACGGGAAAAACAACGTGCAAGTGACCGTGACGGACGCCAACGGCTGCTCCACTGTTTTTTCGCCCGTGATGGGCAACTGCCCATGGTGGGGAGGTGTGCCAGTTTGGGTCATCATCGGCACGGTGGTGGTAGCCGCACTTGGGGTCTATTATTTTCTTTTGAAAAAGTAA
- a CDS encoding YicC family protein produces the protein MTGYGRASGSFGDKNISVEVRALNSKMTDLKIRLPGDFKEKELELRKLVTDHAERGKIDVLIDVQNADGAAMVSLNEALFRGYHRELSRIAGELGIGQTDMLQAILRIPNVVAATAGEADEEEWAAVCQVVTKALDNFKKFRLHEGKALEADLRLRVVNILSLLAEISPFERERFERMRERIRNNMEETLGKESLDANRFEQEILYYLEKMDITEEKVRLEQHCNYFLEQMEHPKQSVGRSLGFISQEMGREINTLGAKAYDAEIQKFVVQMKDELEKIKEQLANVL, from the coding sequence ATGACTGGCTACGGCCGCGCTTCCGGTAGTTTCGGTGATAAAAACATTTCGGTCGAGGTGCGGGCTTTGAACTCCAAAATGACCGACCTGAAAATTCGTTTGCCCGGAGACTTCAAAGAAAAAGAGTTGGAGTTGCGCAAGTTGGTGACAGACCATGCCGAACGCGGTAAGATTGATGTCCTTATTGATGTGCAAAATGCCGATGGTGCCGCGATGGTAAGCCTCAACGAGGCGCTGTTCCGCGGGTATCACCGCGAGCTGAGCCGTATCGCGGGCGAGTTGGGCATAGGGCAGACGGATATGTTGCAGGCGATTTTGCGCATTCCCAATGTCGTGGCGGCTACTGCTGGAGAAGCAGATGAGGAAGAGTGGGCTGCGGTGTGTCAGGTGGTGACGAAGGCGTTGGACAATTTCAAAAAATTTCGCCTTCACGAGGGCAAGGCGTTGGAGGCTGACCTGCGGCTGCGAGTGGTTAACATCTTGAGTTTGCTGGCCGAAATATCGCCTTTTGAAAGGGAGCGATTCGAGCGGATGCGCGAGCGCATTCGCAACAACATGGAGGAGACGCTCGGCAAGGAGAGCCTTGATGCCAACCGCTTTGAACAAGAAATCCTTTATTATCTGGAAAAAATGGACATCACGGAGGAAAAGGTGCGGCTTGAACAGCACTGCAATTATTTCCTTGAGCAGATGGAGCATCCCAAGCAGTCGGTAGGGCGCTCGTTGGGCTTTATTTCTCAAGAAATGGGTCGCGAAATCAACACGCTCGGCGCCAAGGCTTATGACGCGGAAATTCAAAAATTCGTCGTGCAGATGAAAGATGAATTGGAAAAAATAAAAGAGCAGTTGGCGAATGTGCTGTGA
- a CDS encoding nucleotidyltransferase family protein, whose amino-acid sequence MTTFSAISAALAAKRDYFFSKYPLKNMAIFGSVSRGDNRPDSDVDIMVEFTEPVGMDFLRLADELETLLGCKVDLVTRRGVKDRYFKHIEPDLKYV is encoded by the coding sequence ATGACCACCTTCTCTGCCATATCCGCCGCACTCGCCGCCAAACGCGACTACTTTTTCAGCAAATACCCGCTGAAAAACATGGCCATTTTCGGCTCGGTCAGCAGGGGCGACAATAGACCCGACAGTGACGTGGACATCATGGTGGAGTTCACTGAGCCGGTGGGCATGGATTTCCTCCGGCTTGCTGACGAATTGGAAACCTTACTTGGCTGCAAGGTAGATTTGGTCACCAGAAGAGGCGTGAAGGACCGCTATTTTAAACATATTGAACCCGACCTGAAATATGTCTAA
- a CDS encoding DUF3179 domain-containing protein, with amino-acid sequence MNWKTLFYIGAAGLALFEVANVYFIMPMPGSQRMGSLDAAYFLHGWRWVFRAIFGATMAAGFLSAFRAKRWLALLVLVAVGAVIFNFNFKMAAEKMFYQPTVLRMAGATENKVGLDKLVLGIELNGQAKAYPIQYIGYHHQVRDTVGGEPVMVTYCTVCRTGRVYAPKVNGEPEDFRLVGMDHFNAMFEDATTKSWWRQVTGEAVAGPLKGTQLPEIHATQTSLGEWFVLHPNSLVMQADSTFSEDYANLDTYDFGVERGKLTRTDTLSWQEKSWVVGIESGKASKAFDWNRLKQERVINDQVGEQPVVIALADDDKSFFAFERPDATAIFSLKNDTLFNGEKSWNLLGKAYDPANRDLKKITAYQEFWHSWMTFHPYTTRY; translated from the coding sequence ATGAATTGGAAAACCCTTTTTTACATCGGCGCGGCGGGGCTAGCCTTGTTCGAAGTCGCCAACGTCTATTTCATCATGCCCATGCCCGGCAGCCAGCGCATGGGAAGCCTCGACGCTGCGTATTTTCTGCACGGGTGGCGGTGGGTGTTCCGGGCGATTTTCGGAGCGACGATGGCAGCGGGATTCTTGTCGGCTTTTCGGGCGAAACGCTGGCTTGCCCTCCTCGTGCTTGTCGCTGTCGGTGCTGTCATTTTCAATTTCAATTTCAAAATGGCGGCGGAAAAGATGTTTTACCAACCGACGGTGCTGCGCATGGCGGGCGCTACCGAAAACAAGGTTGGCTTGGACAAGCTCGTGCTCGGCATCGAACTGAACGGCCAAGCGAAGGCGTATCCGATTCAGTATATCGGCTACCACCATCAGGTGCGCGACACGGTGGGCGGCGAGCCGGTGATGGTAACGTACTGTACCGTCTGCCGTACGGGGCGGGTGTATGCCCCGAAGGTGAATGGCGAGCCAGAGGATTTTCGGCTCGTCGGGATGGATCATTTCAACGCCATGTTTGAGGATGCGACGACAAAAAGTTGGTGGCGGCAAGTGACGGGCGAGGCGGTGGCTGGCCCGCTCAAAGGCACCCAACTGCCCGAAATCCACGCCACGCAAACTTCTCTGGGCGAGTGGTTTGTCCTACACCCAAACAGCCTTGTGATGCAGGCAGACAGCACGTTTTCAGAGGATTACGCCAATTTAGACACCTACGATTTTGGGGTGGAACGAGGAAAGTTGACCCGTACGGACACGCTTTCGTGGCAGGAAAAATCGTGGGTTGTCGGCATCGAATCGGGCAAGGCTTCCAAGGCCTTCGACTGGAACCGATTGAAACAAGAGCGCGTCATCAACGACCAAGTAGGCGAACAGCCTGTCGTCATTGCGTTGGCAGACGACGATAAAAGTTTTTTTGCCTTCGAGCGGCCCGACGCGACGGCTATTTTTTCCTTAAAAAACGACACCCTGTTCAACGGGGAAAAATCATGGAATTTGCTTGGCAAAGCCTATGACCCAGCCAATCGGGATTTGAAAAAAATCACGGCCTATCAAGAGTTTTGGCACAGTTGGATGACCTTTCACCCATACACGACGAGGTATTAA
- a CDS encoding RNA polymerase sigma factor: MSVPLHPDSHYIHALLNNNHRGITDIYNRFATRIERFVCANNGSPDDARDVFQDALIAITRQAQRPGFALTCPFEAYLYLVCRGKWFNELKRRQRAAVTIVESSGFNDTEHADALADITLREEERDRLFRLFFEKLAAGCRQLLQLAWSGISMEEVSAQLGVSYGYARKKKHECVSQLMGWIQASPEFALVKHS, from the coding sequence ATGAGCGTTCCCCTGCATCCAGACTCACACTACATCCATGCTCTGCTCAACAACAACCATCGCGGCATCACAGACATCTACAACCGTTTTGCCACGCGCATCGAACGCTTCGTGTGCGCCAACAATGGCTCTCCCGACGATGCCCGCGACGTGTTTCAAGACGCGCTCATCGCCATCACGCGGCAAGCACAGCGTCCGGGCTTCGCGCTCACCTGCCCTTTCGAGGCATATCTGTACCTCGTTTGTCGGGGCAAATGGTTCAACGAACTCAAGCGCCGACAGCGGGCTGCGGTAACAATCGTCGAGTCGAGTGGATTTAATGACACGGAACACGCCGATGCTTTGGCCGACATCACGCTGCGTGAGGAAGAGCGAGACCGGTTGTTTCGCCTTTTTTTTGAAAAATTGGCTGCGGGCTGCCGCCAACTGCTCCAATTGGCATGGTCGGGCATTTCGATGGAGGAGGTGAGTGCGCAGTTGGGAGTGAGTTATGGCTATGCCCGAAAAAAGAAACACGAGTGTGTGAGCCAATTGATGGGCTGGATTCAGGCATCGCCTGAGTTCGCGCTCGTCAAGCACTCGTGA
- a CDS encoding ribonucleotide-diphosphate reductase subunit beta has protein sequence MTQLTNTIATEPLLAENPDRFVILPIKYPEVWKMYKTAEASFWTAEEIDLAPDLNDWENKLNDDERHFIKHVLAFFAASDGIVNENLVLNFMREVQIPEARCFYGFQVAIENIHAEMYSLLIDTYIKEPKEKDFLFHALQNLPCVAKKGEWALRWIENSPTFAHRLIAFAAVEGIFFSGSFCSIFWLKKRGLMPGLTFSNELISRDEGMHCDFACLLYSMLENKLAPAEVQAIITEAVEFEKEFVTDALPVSLIGMNAEMMSQYIEFVADRLLMSLGCEKVYKTANPFPWMDMISIQGKTNFFEKRVGDYQKAGVMAAREEQVFSMEADF, from the coding sequence ATGACACAACTTACCAACACCATCGCCACAGAGCCGCTTCTCGCCGAAAACCCCGACCGCTTCGTCATCCTCCCCATCAAATACCCAGAGGTGTGGAAGATGTACAAAACCGCCGAAGCATCCTTCTGGACAGCCGAAGAGATTGACCTTGCCCCCGACCTCAACGATTGGGAAAACAAACTCAACGACGACGAGCGCCACTTCATCAAACACGTCCTCGCCTTCTTCGCAGCCAGCGACGGCATCGTGAACGAAAACCTCGTGCTCAACTTCATGCGCGAGGTGCAAATCCCCGAAGCCCGCTGCTTCTACGGCTTTCAAGTCGCTATCGAGAACATCCACGCCGAGATGTACTCGCTGCTGATTGACACCTACATAAAAGAGCCAAAGGAAAAAGACTTCCTTTTCCACGCACTGCAAAACCTGCCCTGCGTCGCCAAAAAAGGCGAGTGGGCGCTGCGCTGGATTGAGAACTCGCCCACCTTTGCGCACCGGCTCATTGCCTTTGCCGCCGTGGAAGGCATCTTCTTCTCCGGCTCGTTCTGCTCCATTTTTTGGCTCAAAAAACGCGGCCTCATGCCCGGCCTCACATTCTCCAACGAACTCATCAGCCGCGACGAGGGGATGCACTGCGACTTCGCCTGCCTGCTCTACTCGATGCTCGAAAACAAACTCGCTCCCGCCGAGGTGCAGGCCATCATCACCGAAGCCGTCGAGTTCGAGAAAGAATTTGTGACCGACGCACTGCCCGTCTCGCTTATCGGCATGAACGCCGAGATGATGAGCCAGTACATCGAGTTCGTGGCCGACCGCCTGCTCATGTCGCTCGGCTGCGAGAAAGTCTATAAAACCGCCAACCCCTTCCCGTGGATGGACATGATTTCGATTCAAGGCAAAACCAATTTCTTCGAAAAGCGCGTCGGCGACTACCAGAAAGCCGGCGTGATGGCCGCCCGCGAAGAGCAGGTGTTCAGCATGGAAGCGGACTTTTGA
- a CDS encoding YegP family protein, producing MGKFVISQRANGDYQFNLKATNGQVILTSQGYKSKDTCMNGVESVRKNAQDDARFERLTSSNGKPYFNLKATNGQVIGTSEMYESTASCENGIDSVKRNAPDATVEDTTAA from the coding sequence ATGGGAAAATTTGTGATTTCTCAGCGTGCCAACGGTGACTACCAATTCAACCTGAAAGCTACCAACGGACAAGTCATCCTCACCAGCCAAGGCTACAAAAGCAAAGACACTTGCATGAACGGTGTCGAATCCGTGCGCAAAAACGCGCAGGACGATGCCCGCTTCGAGCGGCTGACCTCCTCGAATGGCAAACCCTATTTCAACCTGAAAGCCACCAACGGCCAAGTCATCGGCACCAGCGAAATGTACGAAAGCACGGCATCGTGCGAAAACGGCATTGATTCGGTGAAGCGCAACGCGCCCGACGCAACGGTGGAAGACACGACAGCTGCCTAA